One genomic window of Corallococcus silvisoli includes the following:
- a CDS encoding YbdD/YjiX family protein, with product MRGPVQRLRHGWRQAVRIARQMIGVPDYDTYVAHMRRHHPDRSVMTYAEFFNNRLQARYRAGGGRCC from the coding sequence ATGCGCGGCCCGGTCCAGAGGCTGCGACACGGCTGGCGCCAGGCCGTGCGCATCGCGCGCCAGATGATTGGCGTGCCCGACTACGACACCTACGTCGCTCACATGCGCCGTCATCACCCAGACCGCTCGGTGATGACCTACGCCGAGTTCTTCAACAACCGGCTCCAGGCGCGGTACCGGGCAGGGGGCGGCCGGTGCTGCTGA
- a CDS encoding S41 family peptidase — protein MLLLLAGLLASCAAPRAVLEDAILEGHGVWRSRGHGWLLTVTPEGMRLHHQTAAGCYPDPASPARLKERFGVQEPGPSEDSRDFLAAPGETRYRFDRVAALPPDCDSPRVWSALELFDVFRATFAEHYAYFPERGPDWLARLDAQRPHVTPGMEGPALFTLFADALRSLNDAHVELLADAASSETLKYEPRATGTFAILEQAAIVTGRPAREVHRDWMRAYRDGILQSVLRGQGNFVANQRVFWGFAAPRVGYLNVLTLGGFAAAAEGNAPTPAQELAALEPVLDEALTAFAEADSVILDVSNNRGGHDVIARAIAERFTDRPRTAYSKWARGAKDVPLQRFILQPSSRPSFHGPVHVVTSDVTVSAGEVLTLAMHALPQVVQVGTPTRGAFSDVLVKPLPNGWTVHLSNEHYTDTGGRNFEAKGLPPQHPLDVFHAGKDLWKAHANAIRALADSLAHRAPASPLP, from the coding sequence GTGCTCCTGCTGCTCGCGGGGCTGCTGGCCTCCTGTGCCGCACCCCGCGCCGTCCTGGAGGACGCCATCTTGGAGGGACATGGCGTGTGGCGCTCGCGCGGCCATGGGTGGCTGCTCACGGTGACGCCGGAGGGCATGCGCCTGCACCACCAGACGGCCGCCGGGTGTTATCCGGATCCCGCGTCCCCGGCGCGGCTGAAGGAGCGGTTCGGGGTGCAGGAGCCGGGCCCCTCGGAGGACAGCCGGGACTTCCTCGCCGCGCCGGGAGAGACGCGCTACCGCTTCGACCGGGTGGCCGCCCTGCCCCCGGACTGCGACTCGCCGCGAGTGTGGAGCGCCCTGGAGCTCTTCGATGTGTTCCGGGCGACCTTCGCGGAGCACTACGCCTACTTCCCCGAGCGCGGGCCGGACTGGCTCGCGCGGCTGGACGCCCAGCGCCCCCATGTCACGCCGGGCATGGAGGGGCCCGCGCTGTTCACCCTCTTCGCGGACGCGCTGCGCTCCCTGAACGACGCGCACGTGGAGCTGCTGGCGGACGCGGCGTCCTCGGAGACGCTGAAGTACGAGCCGCGCGCCACGGGGACCTTCGCCATCCTGGAGCAGGCGGCCATCGTGACGGGCCGTCCCGCGCGGGAGGTGCATCGGGATTGGATGCGCGCCTATCGCGACGGCATCCTCCAGTCGGTGCTGCGCGGGCAGGGGAACTTCGTCGCGAACCAGCGCGTCTTCTGGGGCTTCGCCGCGCCCCGCGTCGGCTACCTCAACGTCCTGACGCTGGGGGGCTTCGCCGCCGCGGCGGAGGGGAACGCCCCCACGCCCGCGCAGGAGCTGGCCGCGCTGGAGCCGGTCCTGGATGAAGCGCTGACGGCCTTCGCGGAGGCGGACTCGGTCATCCTGGACGTGAGCAACAACCGGGGTGGCCACGATGTCATCGCGCGAGCCATCGCGGAGCGCTTCACGGACCGGCCCCGGACCGCGTACTCCAAATGGGCGCGGGGGGCGAAGGACGTCCCGCTCCAGCGGTTCATCCTCCAGCCCTCGTCGCGTCCGTCCTTCCACGGTCCGGTCCACGTGGTGACGAGCGACGTCACCGTCAGCGCCGGAGAGGTCCTCACGCTGGCCATGCATGCGCTCCCGCAGGTCGTCCAGGTGGGGACCCCGACGCGCGGCGCCTTCTCCGACGTGCTGGTCAAGCCGCTGCCCAACGGGTGGACGGTCCACCTGTCGAACGAGCACTACACCGACACCGGCGGCCGGAACTTCGAAGCGAAGGGCCTCCCGCCCCAGCACCCGCTGGACGTCTTCCACGCCGGCAAGGACCTGTGGAAGGCCCACGCGAACGCGATCCGCGCGCTGGCGGACTCCCTGGCGCACCGCGCCCCCGCGTCCCCCCTGCCGTAA
- a CDS encoding carbon starvation CstA family protein has protein sequence MGGVARKLGWVGLALVGAFSLGVVALHRGESINAIWLVVASVAVFMLGYRFYGRFIAEKALRVDPTRATPAERRDDGLDYVPTDRWVVFGHHFAAIAGAGPLVGPVLAAQMGYLPGTLWILVGVVVAGAVQDFVTLFLSVRRDGKSLGDMVRMELGPAAGVTAMVGVLMIMMIILAVLALVVVKALAHSPWGTFTVAMTIPIAVLMGLSLRYVRPGRVLEVSIVGFVLLMLSIWLGGQVSQSAVWGPWFTFDSRTLAWWLIGYGFCAAVLPVWLLLAPRDYLSTFLKIGTVLLLAVGIALAAPDLRMPAVTKFVDGTGPVFSGSLFPFLFITIACGAVSGWHSLIASGTTPKMLATEADARMVGYGGMLMEAFVAIMALIAASVLDPGVYFAMNSPAALIGTSATQAATTLSQWGFVITPEVLDQTARDIGETTILSRAGGAPTLAVGMAQILHGLVSGQGMMAFWYHYAILFEALFILTTVDAGTRVGRFMIQELAGLVYAPLKRTESWGANLLATALCVSAWGYFLYQGVVDPLGGINTLWPLFGIANQMLAAVALTLGCVVLVKMKRERYVWVPAIPAAWLVLCTLTAGFQKVFGADVRVSFVAHARAFSQAVAEGRLIAPAKSAEEMERIITNDYVDAALTVFFMAVVVATVLFGVRAMLAARRSAVPTAQETPYVATAREAA, from the coding sequence ATGGGTGGAGTCGCTCGGAAGTTGGGATGGGTGGGGCTGGCCCTGGTGGGGGCCTTCAGTCTGGGGGTGGTGGCGCTGCACCGGGGCGAATCCATCAACGCCATCTGGCTGGTGGTCGCCTCGGTCGCGGTGTTCATGTTGGGATATCGCTTCTACGGCCGTTTCATCGCTGAAAAAGCGCTGCGCGTGGATCCCACCCGCGCCACCCCCGCCGAGCGCCGCGACGACGGCCTGGACTACGTGCCCACGGACCGGTGGGTGGTGTTCGGCCACCACTTCGCGGCCATCGCGGGCGCCGGGCCGCTGGTGGGGCCGGTGCTGGCGGCGCAGATGGGCTACCTGCCCGGCACGCTGTGGATCCTGGTGGGCGTGGTGGTGGCGGGCGCGGTGCAGGACTTCGTGACGCTGTTCCTGTCCGTTCGCCGCGACGGCAAGTCGCTGGGCGACATGGTGCGCATGGAGCTGGGCCCGGCGGCCGGCGTGACGGCGATGGTGGGCGTGCTGATGATCATGATGATCATCCTCGCGGTGCTGGCGTTGGTGGTGGTCAAGGCGCTGGCGCACAGCCCTTGGGGCACCTTCACCGTGGCGATGACCATCCCCATCGCCGTGCTGATGGGCCTCTCCCTGCGCTACGTGCGCCCGGGCCGCGTGTTGGAGGTGTCCATCGTCGGCTTCGTGCTCCTGATGCTCAGCATCTGGCTGGGCGGTCAGGTCTCCCAATCCGCGGTCTGGGGGCCGTGGTTCACCTTCGACAGCCGCACGCTGGCGTGGTGGCTCATCGGCTACGGGTTCTGCGCGGCGGTGCTGCCGGTGTGGCTGCTGCTCGCGCCTCGCGACTACCTGTCCACCTTCCTCAAGATCGGCACCGTGCTGCTGCTGGCGGTGGGCATCGCGCTGGCGGCGCCGGACCTGCGCATGCCGGCGGTGACGAAGTTCGTGGATGGCACCGGGCCGGTGTTCTCCGGCAGCCTGTTCCCGTTCCTGTTCATCACCATCGCGTGTGGCGCGGTGTCCGGCTGGCACTCGCTCATCGCGTCGGGCACCACGCCCAAGATGCTCGCCACGGAGGCGGACGCGCGCATGGTGGGCTACGGCGGCATGCTGATGGAGGCCTTCGTCGCCATCATGGCCCTCATCGCCGCGTCGGTCCTGGATCCGGGCGTCTACTTCGCGATGAACTCGCCCGCGGCGCTGATCGGCACCAGCGCGACGCAGGCGGCGACGACGCTCAGCCAGTGGGGCTTCGTCATCACCCCGGAGGTGCTGGATCAGACGGCGCGCGACATCGGAGAGACGACCATCCTGTCGCGCGCAGGCGGCGCGCCCACGCTGGCGGTGGGCATGGCGCAGATCCTCCACGGGCTGGTGTCCGGGCAGGGGATGATGGCCTTCTGGTACCACTACGCCATCCTCTTCGAGGCGCTCTTCATCCTCACCACCGTGGACGCGGGCACGCGGGTGGGGCGCTTCATGATCCAAGAGCTGGCGGGCCTGGTGTACGCGCCCCTGAAGCGCACGGAGTCCTGGGGCGCGAACCTGCTGGCCACCGCGCTGTGCGTGTCCGCCTGGGGCTATTTCCTCTATCAGGGCGTGGTGGACCCGCTGGGCGGCATCAACACGCTGTGGCCGCTGTTCGGCATCGCCAACCAGATGCTCGCCGCGGTGGCGCTCACGCTGGGGTGCGTGGTGCTGGTGAAGATGAAGCGCGAGCGCTACGTCTGGGTACCCGCCATTCCCGCCGCGTGGCTGGTGCTGTGCACGCTCACCGCCGGCTTCCAGAAGGTGTTCGGCGCTGACGTGCGCGTGAGCTTCGTCGCCCACGCACGGGCCTTCTCCCAGGCGGTGGCGGAAGGACGCCTCATCGCCCCCGCGAAGTCGGCGGAGGAGATGGAGCGCATCATCACCAACGATTACGTCGATGCGGCCCTCACCGTGTTCTTCATGGCCGTCGTCGTGGCGACGGTGCTCTTCGGAGTGCGCGCCATGCTCGCGGCCCGGCGCTCGGCGGTGCCCACCGCGCAGGAGACGCCCTACGTGGCCACCGCCCGGGAGGCAGCGTGA
- a CDS encoding amino acid adenylation domain-containing protein: MTTSSPVAPGKKRAPLPLVPRTEALPLSFMQQRLWFLAQLEGLSATYNVYFFVRLKGALDVAALEHALQGVVARHESLRTTFASVEGQPVQRIRDALSLTLHHEDLSAQGLDDAGRERALREHAEHAARTPFDLARGPLVRTTLVRLSPEEHALLLVTHHIVCDAVSLGWMANELSGLYTAFTRNEPPRLPELPAQYADFAHWQRQALTGEFLETERAWWKDRLAGAPPALELPTDRPRPPRQTFRGAVYRLPLPSALATGIRELSRKAAVTPYMTLLAAFQVLLSRYSGQEDLVVGTPVAGRGRREVERLIGFFANTLALRLDASGDPTFLALLGRVREVCLGAYAHPDMPFEQLVDLLVPQRDPSRLPLVQLMFVHVNAPWAALKWPGLTVTEVDFEPGVARFDITLFLYDDPSGMEARWEYNADLFDEGTVARMAAHYARLLEGAVAKPESPVSALPLLTERERARAVMDWNDTGADVPVHPGVHALFEARARSSPEAVAVRFGDAHLTYAELERRANRVAHALRQRGVTPDTAVGLCVDRSLELAVGMLGILKSGAAYCPLDPAYPPERLALMLETSHARVLVTQRRLAAGLPEGGAERLFLEDDPGTPDTAPPPVGGPDTLAYVIFTSGSTGIPKGVAMPHRPLLNLIQWQVRRSTAPRGRTLQFSALSFDVCFQEMLPTFAAGGELVLVSEDTRRDGRALLTLMRDRGVERIFLPFVALQHLAEVADAEGLLPTSLKEINTAGEQLRITPALRRLLLALDGCVLDNHYGPTETHAATAHVLKGPPETWPDLPPIGRTITNARTYLLDARWEPVPVGVAGELYIGGAGLARGYLHRPDLTAERFLPDPLSPHPGARMYRTGDFARYLPTGELEFLGRRDAQVKIRGYRIELPEVEAAVARLPGVKDVAVVAREDETRGKHLVAYVVPQPGAEVEPAALKAALRERLPDAMVPSAFVLLDAFPLTPSGKLDRRALPAPGDDDTGAGGFVAPRSPLEQEVADAFAALLGVARVGAHDHFFERGGHSLLAIRVTARLLQRLQVELPVRALFEHPTVESLAGHLATLVRGAERQEPPVLRAGPRDGAAPLSFAQTRLWFLTRLEPGGFTYNLPWFTRWKGPLDADALEHSLQMLVRRHEALRATFVEHQGQPEQRIAPALDLPLQREQVASEEALTRRAEAEVRAPFDLEQGPLLRATLVRVGPEEHALLVTLHHIVSDGWSLGVMERELMAHYAAATGGPPVTWEPLPLQPADFARWQRDERAAGEVETRLEWWRARLQGAPPFIALPTDLPRPPVRTFQGAHLPAQASLALSRAIEALGQRRGVTPFMVLLAGFHALMARYSGQEDLVIGAPLAGRHRQELEGLVGFFVNTLPLRIHAPRDVSFHGLLDLARETSLGAFAHQDVPFEKLVGALQPARDLGRSPLFQVVMALQNAGGPPASIPGLRVEPLDVETGMAKFDLTVFATQRPDGLRFSWEYDTALFERATVARMAEHFTRLLEAAIAEPERPLRGLPLLSIDERREQLLVWNDTRVQYPRESSLPDLFEAQALRAPGAIAVEFEERHLTYAQLEARANQLARHLRALGVRGGTLVGLCTHRSLEMVVATLAILKAGGAYVPLDPTYPAERLAFMARDTRIQVLLAQPGLEAKLPDLGARVVPLEPSWSLFAHESPEPLRLPVPADALAYVMYTSGSTGQPKGVCIAHRGMVRLVKGAAFTRFGPEEVWLQLAPISFDAATLELWGALLHGAKLVVMGARPPSLEELARALETRGITTLFLTTALFEQLVVAHPQALMRVRQLMTGGEIMSLPAARRMLEAGYRFSNVYGPTENTTFSTAYPLKGLEDVSRPVPIGRPIANTLAYVLDAEQALVPVGVEGELYLGGDGLAWGYLNDAALTASRFIPDAYGPLPGARLYRTGDRARWRSDGQLDFLGRADTQVKLRGFRVELGEVEAALNQLPGVDDAVAEVREDTPGNRQLVAYVVGASVDLTTLRPALAERLPTHLMPSAFVRLARLPLNPVGKVDRKALPAPEVNRDPARALVGPRTPLELRLVRIWEELLGVSPIGVHDDFFELGGHSLLTLRLQSAIRARLGRPLPVTALFQNATVEHLANLLRDGGEPWTPLVRLQEGQGGRPFFCVHAVGGGVVPYAELARALGPAQTFYGLQARGLDGAERPCESIPEMAALYVQAVREVQPHGPYLLGGWSMGGSVAWEMAHQLRRAGETVSLLALLDTSASLHAGNPDDVSAKTRLSALFLEDLLRVSGQPLPPHEGRSPTEWMEALEQASQPLFAAEQPLREMRHAFEVHLHAAWVYEPPQASGPFTLFEAEDSRWDHGWEAFAPGRLDLEKVPGDHYSFLKSPHVGVLAAKLREALAGAQREGR, translated from the coding sequence ATGACGACCTCCTCGCCGGTTGCTCCGGGGAAGAAGCGCGCCCCGCTCCCCCTCGTCCCCAGGACGGAGGCGCTCCCGCTGTCCTTCATGCAGCAGCGCCTGTGGTTCCTGGCGCAGCTGGAGGGCCTGAGCGCCACGTACAACGTCTACTTCTTCGTGCGGCTGAAGGGCGCGCTGGACGTCGCCGCGCTGGAGCACGCGCTCCAGGGCGTGGTGGCGCGGCACGAATCCCTGCGCACCACGTTCGCTTCCGTGGAGGGCCAGCCGGTGCAGCGCATCCGCGACGCCCTGTCGCTGACGCTCCACCACGAGGACCTGTCCGCCCAAGGGCTGGATGATGCCGGGCGGGAGCGCGCGCTGCGGGAGCACGCGGAGCACGCGGCCCGGACGCCGTTCGACCTGGCGCGCGGGCCGCTGGTGCGGACCACGCTGGTGCGGCTCTCACCGGAGGAGCACGCGCTGCTCCTCGTCACGCACCACATCGTCTGCGACGCGGTGTCGCTGGGGTGGATGGCGAACGAGCTGAGCGGGCTCTACACCGCCTTCACGCGGAACGAACCGCCCCGGCTGCCGGAGCTGCCGGCGCAGTACGCGGACTTCGCGCACTGGCAGCGGCAGGCGCTCACGGGCGAGTTCCTGGAGACCGAGCGCGCGTGGTGGAAGGACCGGCTCGCGGGAGCGCCCCCCGCGCTGGAGCTGCCCACGGACCGTCCGCGTCCGCCCCGGCAGACGTTCCGGGGCGCGGTGTACCGCCTGCCCCTGCCCTCCGCCCTGGCGACGGGCATCCGCGAGCTGAGCCGCAAGGCGGCCGTCACGCCGTACATGACCTTGCTGGCGGCGTTCCAGGTGCTGCTCTCCCGCTACAGCGGGCAGGAGGACCTGGTGGTGGGCACGCCCGTGGCGGGGCGTGGACGGCGGGAGGTGGAGCGGCTCATCGGCTTCTTCGCGAACACGCTGGCGCTGCGGCTGGACGCGTCCGGAGACCCGACCTTCCTCGCGCTCCTGGGCCGGGTGCGCGAGGTGTGCCTGGGCGCGTACGCGCACCCGGACATGCCCTTCGAGCAGCTGGTGGACCTGCTCGTGCCCCAGCGCGACCCCAGCCGCTTGCCGCTGGTCCAGCTGATGTTCGTGCACGTGAACGCGCCGTGGGCCGCGCTGAAGTGGCCCGGGCTCACCGTGACGGAGGTGGACTTCGAGCCCGGCGTCGCGCGCTTCGACATCACCCTCTTCCTCTACGACGACCCGAGCGGGATGGAGGCGCGCTGGGAATACAACGCCGACCTCTTCGACGAGGGGACGGTGGCGCGCATGGCCGCGCACTACGCGCGCCTGCTGGAGGGCGCCGTCGCGAAGCCGGAGTCCCCCGTGTCCGCGCTCCCGCTGCTGACGGAGCGCGAGCGGGCGCGAGCGGTGATGGACTGGAACGACACGGGCGCGGACGTGCCCGTGCACCCTGGCGTGCACGCCCTCTTCGAGGCCCGCGCGCGCTCCAGCCCCGAGGCCGTCGCGGTGCGCTTCGGGGATGCGCACCTGACGTACGCGGAGCTGGAGCGGCGGGCCAACCGCGTCGCCCATGCGCTGCGCCAGCGCGGCGTGACGCCGGACACGGCGGTGGGGCTGTGCGTGGACCGCTCGCTGGAGCTGGCGGTGGGGATGCTGGGCATCCTCAAGTCGGGCGCGGCCTACTGCCCGTTGGATCCCGCCTATCCGCCGGAGCGGCTGGCGCTGATGCTCGAGACCTCCCACGCGCGGGTGCTCGTCACCCAGCGGCGCCTGGCGGCGGGGCTGCCGGAGGGCGGAGCGGAGCGGTTGTTCCTGGAGGACGACCCCGGCACGCCAGACACCGCGCCCCCACCCGTGGGCGGACCGGACACGCTGGCCTACGTCATCTTCACCTCCGGCTCCACGGGCATCCCCAAGGGCGTGGCGATGCCGCACCGCCCGCTGCTCAACCTCATCCAGTGGCAGGTGCGCCGCTCCACCGCGCCTCGGGGCCGCACGCTCCAGTTCTCCGCGCTGAGCTTCGACGTGTGCTTCCAGGAGATGCTCCCCACGTTCGCCGCGGGCGGAGAGCTGGTGCTGGTGTCGGAGGACACGCGGCGCGACGGCCGGGCCCTGCTGACGCTGATGCGCGACCGGGGCGTGGAGCGCATCTTCCTGCCCTTCGTCGCCCTTCAGCATCTGGCCGAGGTGGCGGACGCGGAGGGCTTGCTGCCCACGTCCCTCAAGGAGATCAACACCGCGGGGGAGCAGCTGCGCATCACCCCCGCGCTGCGCCGGCTGCTGCTCGCGCTGGACGGGTGCGTGCTGGACAACCACTACGGCCCCACGGAGACGCACGCGGCCACCGCGCATGTGTTGAAGGGCCCTCCGGAGACGTGGCCGGACCTGCCGCCCATCGGCCGGACGATCACCAACGCGCGGACGTACCTGCTGGACGCGCGATGGGAGCCGGTGCCCGTGGGCGTCGCGGGGGAGCTGTATATCGGCGGGGCCGGGCTGGCGCGGGGCTACCTGCACCGGCCCGACCTGACGGCGGAGCGCTTCCTGCCGGATCCGCTGAGTCCGCATCCCGGCGCGCGGATGTACCGCACGGGAGACTTCGCGCGGTACCTGCCCACGGGCGAGCTGGAGTTCCTGGGTCGGCGCGACGCGCAGGTGAAGATCCGCGGCTACCGCATCGAGCTGCCCGAGGTGGAGGCCGCGGTGGCGAGGCTCCCGGGCGTGAAGGACGTGGCGGTGGTGGCCCGCGAGGATGAGACGCGGGGCAAGCACCTGGTGGCCTATGTGGTGCCGCAGCCAGGGGCGGAAGTGGAGCCGGCGGCGCTCAAGGCGGCGCTGCGTGAGCGGCTGCCGGACGCCATGGTGCCCTCGGCGTTCGTGCTGTTGGACGCGTTTCCCCTCACGCCCAGCGGGAAGTTGGACCGGCGCGCGCTGCCCGCTCCCGGGGACGACGACACAGGGGCGGGCGGCTTCGTCGCCCCGCGCTCGCCGCTGGAGCAGGAGGTGGCGGACGCCTTCGCCGCGCTCCTCGGCGTGGCGCGCGTGGGCGCGCACGACCACTTCTTCGAGCGGGGTGGCCACTCGCTGCTGGCCATCCGCGTGACGGCGCGGTTGCTCCAGCGGCTCCAGGTGGAGCTGCCCGTGCGGGCGCTGTTCGAACATCCGACGGTGGAGTCGCTGGCCGGGCACCTCGCGACGCTCGTGCGCGGAGCGGAGCGGCAGGAACCGCCGGTGCTCAGGGCCGGCCCCCGGGACGGAGCCGCGCCGCTGTCCTTCGCGCAGACGCGCCTGTGGTTCCTCACCCGGCTGGAGCCGGGCGGCTTCACGTACAACCTGCCCTGGTTCACGCGCTGGAAGGGGCCGCTGGACGCCGACGCGCTGGAGCACTCCCTCCAGATGCTCGTGCGGCGCCATGAGGCCTTGCGAGCCACCTTCGTGGAGCACCAGGGCCAGCCGGAGCAGCGCATCGCACCGGCGCTGGACCTCCCGCTCCAGCGGGAACAGGTGGCGTCGGAGGAAGCGCTCACGCGGCGCGCGGAGGCGGAGGTGCGCGCCCCCTTCGACCTCGAGCAGGGGCCGCTGCTGCGCGCGACGTTGGTGCGCGTGGGGCCGGAGGAGCACGCGCTGCTCGTCACCCTGCACCACATCGTGAGCGACGGCTGGTCCCTGGGCGTGATGGAGCGGGAGCTGATGGCGCACTACGCCGCGGCCACGGGCGGCCCCCCGGTGACGTGGGAGCCCCTGCCCCTCCAGCCCGCGGACTTCGCGCGCTGGCAACGCGACGAGCGGGCGGCCGGCGAGGTGGAGACGCGGCTGGAATGGTGGAGGGCCCGGCTCCAGGGCGCGCCGCCCTTCATCGCGCTGCCCACGGACCTGCCACGTCCCCCGGTGCGGACGTTCCAGGGGGCGCACCTTCCGGCCCAGGCATCGCTGGCACTCTCCCGCGCCATCGAGGCCCTGGGCCAGCGCCGTGGGGTGACGCCCTTCATGGTGCTGCTCGCGGGCTTCCATGCGCTCATGGCCCGCTACAGCGGCCAGGAGGATCTGGTCATCGGCGCGCCGCTCGCGGGCCGCCACCGTCAGGAGCTGGAGGGCCTGGTGGGTTTCTTCGTCAACACCCTGCCGCTGCGGATTCACGCTCCCCGGGACGTGAGCTTCCACGGCCTCCTGGACCTGGCGCGGGAGACCAGCCTGGGCGCCTTCGCCCACCAGGACGTGCCTTTCGAAAAGTTGGTCGGCGCGCTCCAGCCCGCGCGAGACCTGGGCCGCTCGCCGCTGTTCCAGGTGGTGATGGCGCTCCAGAACGCGGGCGGTCCCCCTGCCTCCATTCCCGGCCTGCGCGTGGAGCCGCTGGACGTCGAGACAGGGATGGCGAAGTTCGACCTCACCGTCTTCGCCACCCAGCGGCCAGACGGCCTTCGCTTCAGCTGGGAGTACGACACCGCCCTCTTCGAGCGGGCCACGGTGGCGCGCATGGCGGAGCACTTCACCCGCCTGCTGGAGGCTGCCATCGCCGAACCGGAGCGCCCCCTGCGCGGGCTGCCGCTGCTGTCCATCGACGAGCGGCGCGAACAGCTCCTCGTCTGGAACGACACGCGGGTCCAGTACCCGCGCGAGTCATCCCTCCCGGACCTCTTCGAGGCGCAGGCGCTGCGCGCACCTGGAGCCATCGCGGTGGAGTTCGAGGAGCGGCACCTGACGTACGCCCAGTTGGAGGCGCGCGCCAATCAGCTCGCCCGGCACCTGCGCGCGCTGGGGGTGCGCGGAGGAACGCTGGTGGGCCTGTGCACCCATCGCTCGCTGGAGATGGTGGTGGCCACGCTCGCCATCCTGAAGGCAGGCGGCGCCTACGTGCCGTTGGATCCAACCTACCCCGCGGAGCGGCTGGCCTTCATGGCGCGGGACACGCGGATCCAGGTGCTGCTCGCGCAGCCGGGCCTGGAGGCGAAGTTGCCCGACCTGGGCGCGCGGGTGGTGCCGCTGGAGCCCTCCTGGAGCCTGTTCGCCCACGAGTCGCCGGAGCCCTTGCGGCTCCCCGTGCCCGCCGATGCGCTGGCCTACGTCATGTACACCTCCGGGAGCACCGGGCAGCCCAAGGGTGTCTGCATCGCCCATCGCGGGATGGTGCGGCTGGTGAAGGGAGCGGCGTTCACGCGCTTCGGGCCAGAGGAGGTCTGGCTCCAGCTGGCCCCCATCTCGTTCGACGCCGCCACGCTGGAGCTGTGGGGCGCGCTCCTGCATGGGGCGAAGCTCGTGGTGATGGGGGCTCGGCCTCCCTCGCTGGAGGAGCTGGCGCGGGCGCTGGAGACGCGGGGCATCACGACGTTGTTCCTCACCACGGCCCTCTTCGAGCAACTGGTGGTGGCGCATCCCCAGGCGCTGATGCGCGTGCGGCAACTGATGACTGGAGGCGAGATCATGTCGCTGCCGGCCGCGCGGCGGATGCTGGAGGCGGGCTATCGCTTCAGCAACGTCTACGGGCCCACGGAGAACACCACGTTCTCCACCGCGTACCCGCTGAAGGGGCTCGAGGACGTCAGCCGGCCGGTGCCCATCGGGAGGCCCATCGCGAACACGCTGGCGTATGTGTTGGACGCGGAGCAGGCGCTGGTGCCCGTGGGCGTGGAGGGCGAGCTGTACCTGGGGGGCGACGGGCTCGCGTGGGGCTACCTGAACGACGCAGCCCTGACCGCCTCGCGGTTCATCCCGGACGCGTACGGCCCCCTCCCGGGCGCAAGGCTCTACCGCACCGGGGACCGGGCGCGCTGGCGGTCCGACGGGCAGCTCGACTTCCTGGGGCGAGCGGACACGCAGGTGAAGCTGCGCGGCTTCCGCGTCGAGCTGGGCGAGGTGGAGGCGGCGCTGAACCAGCTCCCCGGCGTGGACGACGCGGTGGCCGAGGTGCGCGAGGACACACCGGGAAACCGCCAGCTGGTCGCGTACGTGGTGGGCGCGAGCGTGGATCTGACCACGCTGCGTCCGGCGCTGGCGGAGCGGCTGCCCACGCACCTCATGCCGTCCGCCTTCGTGAGACTGGCGCGCCTGCCGTTGAACCCCGTGGGCAAGGTGGACCGCAAGGCCTTGCCGGCACCGGAGGTGAACCGCGATCCAGCCCGCGCCCTGGTGGGGCCGCGCACGCCATTGGAGCTGCGGCTCGTGCGCATCTGGGAGGAGCTGCTGGGGGTGAGCCCCATCGGCGTGCACGACGACTTCTTCGAGCTGGGCGGCCACTCGCTGCTGACGCTGCGGTTGCAGTCGGCCATCCGCGCTCGCCTGGGCCGGCCGCTGCCGGTGACGGCGCTGTTCCAGAACGCGACGGTGGAGCACCTGGCGAACCTGCTGCGCGACGGCGGCGAGCCGTGGACGCCATTGGTGCGGCTCCAGGAAGGCCAGGGAGGACGGCCCTTCTTCTGCGTCCACGCGGTGGGAGGCGGCGTCGTTCCGTACGCGGAGCTGGCGCGGGCCCTGGGGCCTGCACAGACGTTCTACGGCCTCCAGGCGCGCGGCCTGGACGGCGCGGAGCGCCCCTGCGAATCCATCCCGGAGATGGCGGCGCTGTACGTGCAGGCGGTGCGAGAGGTGCAGCCGCACGGCCCCTACCTGCTGGGCGGCTGGTCCATGGGAGGCAGCGTGGCGTGGGAGATGGCGCACCAGCTGCGGCGAGCGGGAGAGACCGTCTCACTGCTCGCGCTGCTCGACACGTCCGCGAGCCTGCACGCGGGCAACCCGGATGACGTGAGCGCGAAGACGCGGCTGAGCGCGCTGTTCCTGGAGGATCTGCTGCGCGTGTCGGGACAGCCGCTGCCTCCCCACGAGGGCCGGTCGCCCACCGAGTGGATGGAGGCGCTGGAGCAGGCGAGCCAGCCGCTGTTCGCGGCGGAGCAGCCGCTGCGTGAGATGCGCCACGCGTTCGAGGTCCACCTGCACGCGGCCTGGGTCTACGAGCCGCCCCAGGCCAGCGGGCCGTTCACCCTGTTCGAGGCGGAGGACTCCCGTTGGGATCACGGCTGGGAGGCCTTCGCCCCGGGACGCCTGGACCTGGAGAAGGTGCCCGGAGACCATTACTCCTTCCTCAAGTCGCCCCACGTCGGCGTGCTCGCCGCGAAGCTTCGTGAAGCCCTCGCGGGAGCGCAGCGGGAGGGCCGCTAG